The following proteins come from a genomic window of Streptococcus pneumoniae:
- a CDS encoding GTP pyrophosphokinase encodes MTLEWEEFLDPYIQAVGELKIKLRGIRKQYRKQNKHSPIEFVTGRVKPIESIKEKMARRGITYATLEHDLQDIAGLRVMVQFVDDVKEVVDILHKRQDMRIIQERDYITHRKASGYRSYHVVVEYTVDTINGAKTILAEIQIRTLAMNFWATIEHSLNYKYQGDFPDEIKKRLEITARIAHQLDEEMGEIRDDIQEAQALFDPLSRKLNDGVGNSDDTDEEYR; translated from the coding sequence ATGACCTTAGAATGGGAAGAATTTCTAGATCCTTACATTCAAGCTGTTGGTGAGTTAAAGATTAAACTTCGTGGTATTCGTAAGCAATATCGTAAGCAAAATAAGCATTCTCCAATTGAGTTTGTGACCGGTCGAGTCAAGCCAATTGAGAGCATCAAAGAAAAAATGGCTCGTCGTGGCATTACTTATGCGACCTTGGAACACGATTTGCAGGATATTGCTGGCTTACGTGTGATGGTTCAGTTTGTAGATGACGTCAAGGAAGTAGTGGATATTTTGCACAAGCGTCAGGATATGCGAATCATACAGGAGCGAGATTACATTACTCATAGAAAAGCATCAGGCTATCGTTCCTATCATGTGGTAGTAGAATATACGGTTGATACCATCAATGGAGCTAAGACTATTTTGGCAGAAATTCAAATTCGTACTTTGGCCATGAATTTCTGGGCAACGATAGAACATTCTCTCAACTACAAGTACCAAGGGGATTTCCCAGATGAGATTAAGAAGCGACTGGAAATTACAGCTAGAATCGCCCATCAGTTGGATGAAGAAATGGGTGAAATTCGTGATGATATCCAAGAAGCCCAGGCACTTTTTGATCCTTTGAGTAGAAAATTAAATGACGGTGTAGGAAACAGTGACGATACAGATGAAGAATACAGGTAA
- a CDS encoding DUF1831 domain-containing protein, which yields MAFEKIIQLKNCRYDYTLSPSVKKFTLKDNTFFETKVGNYELTRLLEKVPNSGEGFQLKIIINKEVTGAKINITDKFGLRLVDIFKSEDHHIHQEKFYFLMDSLVERGVFTKSER from the coding sequence ATGGCATTTGAAAAAATCATTCAGTTAAAAAATTGTCGTTACGATTACACTCTTAGCCCTTCTGTTAAAAAATTCACCCTCAAAGATAACACCTTTTTTGAAACTAAGGTTGGTAACTATGAACTGACTCGCCTTTTGGAAAAAGTGCCAAACAGCGGTGAAGGCTTCCAACTCAAAATCATCATTAACAAGGAAGTTACAGGGGCTAAAATCAATATCACTGATAAGTTTGGCCTTCGTCTAGTTGATATTTTCAAATCAGAAGACCACCATATTCATCAGGAAAAATTCTACTTCCTCATGGATAGCTTGGTAGAACGTGGTGTCTTTACAAAATCGGAAAGATAG
- a CDS encoding cysteine desulfurase family protein — MIYLDNAATTPMSAVAISAMTKVMQETHGNPSSIHGHGRQAGKLLREARQELAQLLRTKPQHIFFTSGGTEGNNTTIIGYCLRHQEQGKHIITTAIEHHAVLETIDYLVQHFGFEATIIQPENQEITAQQIQKALRDDTILVSTMFTNNETGNLLPIAEIGQILKQHPAAYHVDAVQAIGKIPIHSEELGIDFLTASAHKFHGPKGIGFLYASSMDFDSYLHGGDQEQKKRAGTENLPAIVGMVAALKEDLEKQEEHFQHVQNLETAFLAELEGIQYYLNRGKHHLPYVLNIGFPGQKNDLLLLRLDLAGISISTGSACTAGVVQSSHVLEAMYGANSERLKESLRISLSPQNTVEDLQTLAKTLKEIIGG, encoded by the coding sequence TTGATTTATTTGGACAATGCTGCAACGACTCCTATGTCAGCAGTTGCTATTTCAGCTATGACCAAGGTTATGCAAGAAACCCACGGAAATCCTTCTAGTATTCATGGTCATGGTCGTCAAGCTGGCAAACTCTTGCGAGAAGCCCGTCAGGAACTAGCCCAGTTACTAAGGACAAAACCTCAACATATCTTTTTCACTTCTGGTGGGACTGAAGGCAATAATACTACCATCATTGGCTACTGTCTTCGTCACCAAGAACAAGGAAAACATATCATCACAACTGCCATCGAGCACCATGCTGTCCTTGAAACAATTGATTACTTGGTTCAACACTTTGGGTTTGAAGCAACCATTATCCAGCCAGAAAATCAAGAAATCACAGCCCAGCAAATTCAAAAGGCTTTACGTGACGATACGATTTTGGTTTCTACCATGTTTACCAATAATGAGACAGGAAACCTACTGCCCATCGCTGAAATTGGCCAAATACTCAAGCAACACCCTGCTGCCTATCATGTTGATGCAGTTCAGGCTATTGGTAAAATCCCAATTCATTCAGAAGAATTGGGCATTGATTTTCTCACTGCTTCTGCCCACAAATTCCATGGTCCTAAGGGAATCGGTTTTCTCTACGCATCTAGCATGGACTTTGATTCCTATCTACATGGCGGAGACCAGGAACAGAAAAAACGTGCAGGAACTGAAAATCTGCCTGCTATCGTAGGCATGGTTGCAGCCCTAAAAGAAGACCTAGAAAAACAAGAAGAACATTTTCAACATGTACAAAATCTAGAAACTGCCTTTCTGGCAGAGCTGGAGGGCATTCAGTATTACTTGAATAGAGGAAAACATCATCTCCCTTATGTTCTCAATATTGGATTTCCTGGTCAGAAAAATGACCTCTTACTCCTTCGGCTAGATTTAGCTGGAATTTCAATCTCTACTGGCTCAGCCTGTACTGCAGGCGTTGTCCAATCCAGCCATGTTCTTGAAGCCATGTATGGCGCAAATTCAGAACGCTTGAAGGAATCCCTTCGCATCAGTTTGTCGCCACAAAATACCGTTGAAGACCTACAAACCCTCGCAAAAACCTTAAAAGAAATTATCGGAGGTTAG
- a CDS encoding gamma-glutamyl-gamma-aminobutyrate hydrolase family protein: protein MKKPVIGITGNEKTHPDDDIMMSYAAKGFVEGVKDAGGIPIILPIGDQEMACHYISLIDKLILTGGQNVDPKFYGEPKTIDSDDYHLQRDIFELALIKEAIKQKKPIFSVCRGTQLFNVAMGGTLYQDIEDHWQDSSVEYTTQRLVTEPDTVLQEIYGEISHINSFHHQSIKDLAPNLKVVAHDPKDGIIEAVMSTDDVAFLGVQWHPELLFENRPKDKKLFDYVVNEL, encoded by the coding sequence ATGAAAAAACCAGTTATTGGGATTACAGGAAACGAAAAAACTCATCCAGATGATGACATCATGATGAGCTACGCAGCAAAAGGCTTTGTTGAAGGCGTTAAAGATGCTGGAGGGATTCCCATCATCCTACCGATTGGTGATCAAGAAATGGCCTGCCACTATATCAGTTTGATTGACAAGCTCATCTTGACAGGTGGGCAAAATGTCGATCCAAAATTCTATGGCGAACCCAAAACCATTGATAGCGATGACTATCACCTTCAAAGAGATATCTTCGAACTGGCCCTCATCAAGGAAGCTATTAAACAGAAAAAGCCCATTTTCTCTGTCTGCCGTGGTACCCAACTCTTTAACGTTGCCATGGGTGGAACTTTGTACCAAGATATCGAAGACCATTGGCAGGATTCTTCTGTTGAGTACACAACTCAACGCTTGGTGACAGAACCAGATACCGTTCTCCAAGAAATCTATGGAGAAATCTCTCATATCAACTCCTTCCACCACCAGAGCATCAAGGACTTAGCACCAAATTTAAAAGTTGTGGCTCATGATCCTAAAGATGGTATCATTGAGGCTGTCATGAGTACGGATGATGTCGCCTTTCTCGGTGTCCAATGGCATCCAGAACTTCTTTTTGAAAATCGTCCCAAAGATAAAAAACTCTTTGACTATGTCGTTAATGAACTTTAG
- a CDS encoding CYTH domain-containing protein, with translation MKHLEIELKTLLKKDEYNRLKDQFTGVTPVLQTNYYIDTPDFELREKKVAMRIRTFEDWAELTLKVPQSVGNMEYNQKLQLKDAEDYLSKEELPQGLVLDELAKHGIQSKNWQVLGCLTTLRYEMKTAIGLMALDQSRYFDITDYELELEVENHEQGKQDFRQFLEKNQISYQKAPSKLVRFVKSMKNS, from the coding sequence ATGAAACATTTAGAAATTGAATTGAAAACACTATTGAAAAAAGATGAATACAATCGTCTAAAAGACCAGTTCACAGGTGTCACTCCTGTTCTTCAAACAAATTACTACATCGACACGCCTGATTTTGAACTGCGAGAAAAGAAAGTCGCTATGCGCATTCGAACCTTTGAAGACTGGGCTGAGTTGACACTCAAAGTCCCGCAGAGTGTTGGAAACATGGAATACAACCAAAAATTGCAACTAAAAGATGCTGAGGACTATCTGAGTAAGGAAGAACTTCCTCAAGGACTAGTACTGGATGAATTGGCGAAACATGGTATCCAAAGTAAGAACTGGCAGGTTCTTGGTTGTCTAACAACGCTTCGCTATGAAATGAAAACAGCTATTGGTCTCATGGCACTGGATCAGAGCCGATACTTTGATATAACAGATTACGAATTGGAGCTTGAAGTGGAAAATCATGAGCAAGGCAAACAGGATTTCCGACAATTTTTAGAGAAAAATCAGATTTCCTACCAAAAAGCTCCTTCAAAATTGGTTCGATTTGTCAAAAGTATGAAAAATAGCTGA
- the radC gene encoding RadC family protein gives MYSISFQEDSLLPRERLAKEGVEALSNQELLAILLRTGTRQASVFEIAQKVLNNLSSLTDLKKMTLQELQSLSGIGRVKAIELQAMIELGHRIHKHETLEMESILSSQKLAKKMQQELGDKKQEHLVALYLNTQNQIIHQQTIFIGSVTRSIAEPREILHYAIKHMATSLILVHNHPSGAVAPSQNDDHVTKLVKEACELMGIVLLDHLIVSHSNYFSYREKTDLI, from the coding sequence ATGTACAGTATTTCATTCCAAGAAGATTCACTATTACCAAGAGAAAGGCTGGCCAAGGAAGGAGTTGAAGCGCTTAGTAACCAAGAGTTGCTAGCTATTTTACTCAGGACAGGAACACGTCAAGCTAGCGTTTTTGAAATTGCCCAAAAAGTCTTGAACAATCTTTCAAGCCTAACGGATTTGAAAAAAATGACCCTGCAGGAATTGCAGAGTTTGTCTGGTATTGGGCGTGTTAAGGCCATAGAATTACAAGCTATGATTGAACTGGGGCATCGTATTCACAAACACGAGACTCTTGAAATGGAAAGTATTCTCAGCAGTCAAAAGTTGGCCAAGAAGATGCAGCAGGAATTAGGGGATAAAAAACAAGAGCACCTGGTGGCACTCTATCTCAATACTCAAAATCAAATCATCCATCAGCAGACCATTTTTATCGGTTCTGTAACTCGTAGTATCGCTGAACCGCGAGAGATTCTTCACTATGCAATCAAGCATATGGCGACTTCTCTTATCTTGGTCCACAATCATCCTTCAGGAGCGGTAGCGCCTAGCCAAAATGATGATCATGTCACTAAACTTGTTAAAGAAGCCTGCGAACTGATGGGGATTGTTCTCTTGGACCATTTGATTGTCTCTCATTCTAATTACTTTAGTTATCGTGAAAAGACAGATTTAATCTAA
- a CDS encoding ribose-phosphate diphosphokinase, translated as MSDRKNMKLFALNSNQEIAQKIAQAVGVPLGKLSSRQFSDGEIQVNIEESVRGYDVYIIQSTSFPVNNHLMELLIMVDACVRASAHSINVVLPYFGYARQDRIACPREPLTAKLVANMLVKAGVDRILTLDLHAVQVQGFFDIPVDNLFTVPLFAKHYCDKGLLGSDVVVVSPKNSGVKRARSLAEYLDAPIAIIDYPQDDATRNEGYIIGDVEGKKAILIDDILNTGRTFSEASKIVEREGATEIYAVSSHGLFVEGAAELLDNTNIKEILVTDSVATKEKTPKNVCYITASELIGDAIVRIHERKPVSPLFAYNKKK; from the coding sequence ATGTCAGATAGAAAAAACATGAAACTTTTCGCACTCAACTCTAACCAAGAGATTGCACAAAAAATTGCCCAAGCTGTTGGTGTCCCACTTGGAAAACTATCATCACGTCAATTTTCAGACGGAGAAATCCAAGTAAATATCGAAGAAAGTGTCCGTGGTTATGATGTTTACATCATCCAATCAACAAGTTTCCCTGTCAACAACCACCTAATGGAATTGTTAATCATGGTCGATGCTTGTGTGCGTGCAAGTGCCCACAGTATCAACGTTGTCCTTCCATATTTTGGCTATGCACGTCAAGACCGCATTGCTTGTCCTCGTGAGCCACTTACAGCAAAACTAGTTGCCAATATGCTGGTTAAGGCTGGAGTTGATCGTATCCTGACTCTTGATTTGCATGCCGTTCAGGTTCAAGGTTTCTTTGATATTCCAGTGGATAATCTTTTCACTGTTCCCCTATTCGCAAAACATTACTGCGATAAAGGATTGCTTGGTTCAGATGTTGTTGTCGTTAGCCCTAAAAATTCAGGTGTCAAACGTGCGCGTAGCCTGGCTGAATATCTTGATGCTCCTATCGCCATTATCGACTACCCTCAAGACGATGCAACTCGTAACGAAGGTTATATTATTGGTGATGTTGAAGGTAAGAAAGCTATCTTGATTGATGATATTTTAAATACAGGACGTACCTTCTCTGAAGCTTCTAAAATCGTTGAACGTGAAGGAGCTACAGAAATTTATGCTGTTTCTAGCCACGGTCTCTTCGTCGAGGGAGCTGCTGAGCTTCTTGACAATACTAATATTAAAGAAATTCTTGTGACTGATTCAGTAGCAACAAAAGAAAAAACTCCTAAAAATGTATGCTATATCACTGCTAGTGAGTTAATTGGTGATGCTATCGTACGTATTCACGAAAGAAAACCAGTCAGCCCACTCTTTGCCTACAATAAAAAGAAATAA
- a CDS encoding NAD kinase has product MKNTGKRIDLIANRKPQSQRVLYELRDRLKRNQFILNDTNPDIVISIGGDGMLLSAFHKYENQLDKVRFIGLHTGHLGFYTDYRDFELDKLVTNLQLDTGARVSYPVLNVKVFLENGEVKIFRALNEASIRRSDRTMVADIVINGVPFERFRGDGLTVSTPTGSTAYNKSLGGAVLHPTIEALQLTEIASLNNRVYRTLGSSIIVPKKDKIELIPTRNDYHTISVDNSVYSFRNIERIEYQIDHHKIHFVATPSHTSFWNRVKDAFIGEVDE; this is encoded by the coding sequence ATGAAGAATACAGGTAAACGAATTGATCTGATAGCCAATAGAAAACCGCAGAGTCAAAGGGTTTTGTATGAATTGCGAGATCGTTTGAAGAGAAATCAGTTTATACTCAATGATACCAATCCGGATATTGTCATTTCCATTGGCGGGGATGGTATGCTCTTGTCGGCCTTTCATAAGTACGAAAATCAGCTTGACAAGGTCCGCTTTATCGGTCTTCATACTGGACATTTGGGCTTCTATACAGATTATCGTGATTTTGAGTTGGACAAGCTAGTGACTAATTTGCAGCTAGATACTGGGGCAAGGGTTTCTTACCCTGTTCTGAATGTGAAGGTCTTTCTTGAAAATGGTGAAGTTAAGATTTTCAGAGCACTCAACGAAGCCAGCATCCGCAGGTCTGATCGAACCATGGTGGCAGATATTGTAATAAATGGTGTTCCCTTTGAACGTTTTCGTGGAGACGGGCTAACAGTTTCGACACCGACTGGTAGTACTGCCTATAACAAGTCTCTTGGCGGTGCTGTTTTACACCCTACCATTGAAGCTTTGCAATTAACGGAAATTGCCAGCCTTAATAATCGTGTTTATCGAACACTGGGCTCTTCCATTATTGTGCCTAAGAAGGATAAGATTGAACTTATTCCAACAAGAAACGATTATCATACTATTTCGGTTGACAATAGCGTTTATTCTTTCCGTAATATTGAGCGTATTGAGTATCAAATCGACCATCATAAGATTCACTTTGTCGCGACTCCTAGCCATACCAGTTTCTGGAACCGTGTTAAGGATGCCTTTATCGGTGAGGTGGATGAATGA
- the pcrA gene encoding DNA helicase PcrA, whose amino-acid sequence MNALLNGMNDRQAEAVQTTEGPLLIMAGAGSGKTRVLTHRIAYLIDEKLVNPWNILAITFTNKAAREMKERAYSLNPATQDCLIATFHSMCVRILRRDADHIGYNRNFTIVDPGEQRTLMKRILKQLNLDPKKWNERTILGTISNAKNDLIDDVAYAAQAGDMYTQIVAQCYTTYQKELRQSESVDFDDLIMLTLRLFDQNPDVLTYYQQKFQYIHVDEYQDTNHAQYQLVKLLASRFKNICVVGDADQSIYGWRGADMQNILDFEKDYPKAKVVLLEENYRSTKTILQAANEVIKNNKNRRPKNLWTQNADGEQIVYYRADDELDEAVFVARTIDELSRSQNFLHKDFAVLYRTNAQSRTIEEALLKSNIPYTMVGGTKFYSRKEIRDIIAYLNLIANLSDNISFERIINEPKRGIGLGTVEKIRDFANLQNMSMLDASANIMLSGIKGKAAQSIWDFANMMLDLREQLDHLSITELVESVLEKTGYVDILNAQATLESKARVENIEEFLSVTKNFDDTTDVTEEETGLDKLSRFLNDLALIADTDSGSQETSEVTLMTLHAAKGLEFPVVFLIGMEENVFPLSRATEDPDELEEERRLAYVGITRAEKILYLTNANSRLLFGRTNYNRPTRFINEISSDLLEYQGLTRPANTSFKASYSSGSISFGQGMSLAQALQDRKRGAAPKSIQSSGLPFGQFTAGAKPASSEANWSIGDIALHKKWGEGTVLEVSGSGARQELKINFPEVGLKKLLASVAPIEKKI is encoded by the coding sequence ATGAACGCATTATTAAATGGAATGAATGACCGTCAGGCTGAGGCGGTGCAAACGACAGAAGGTCCCTTGCTAATCATGGCAGGAGCTGGTTCTGGAAAGACTCGTGTTTTAACCCACCGTATCGCTTATTTGATTGATGAAAAGCTGGTCAATCCTTGGAATATCTTGGCCATTACCTTTACCAACAAGGCTGCGCGTGAGATGAAAGAGCGTGCTTATAGCCTCAATCCAGCTACTCAGGACTGTCTGATTGCGACCTTCCACTCCATGTGTGTGCGTATTTTGCGTCGCGATGCGGACCATATTGGCTACAATCGTAATTTTACAATTGTGGATCCTGGTGAACAGCGAACGCTCATGAAACGTATTCTCAAACAGTTGAACTTGGATCCTAAAAAATGGAATGAACGAACTATTTTGGGGACCATTTCCAATGCTAAGAATGATTTGATTGATGATGTTGCTTATGCTGCCCAAGCTGGCGATATGTATACGCAAATTGTGGCCCAGTGTTATACAACCTATCAAAAAGAACTTCGTCAGTCTGAATCCGTTGACTTTGATGATTTGATTATGCTGACCTTGCGTCTCTTTGATCAAAATCCTGATGTTTTGACCTACTACCAGCAAAAATTCCAATACATCCACGTTGATGAGTACCAAGATACCAACCACGCTCAGTACCAATTGGTCAAACTCTTGGCTTCCCGTTTTAAAAATATCTGTGTGGTTGGGGATGCGGACCAGTCTATCTACGGTTGGCGTGGTGCTGATATGCAGAATATCTTGGACTTTGAAAAGGATTACCCCAAAGCTAAGGTTGTTTTGTTGGAGGAAAATTACCGCTCAACCAAAACCATTCTCCAAGCGGCCAACGAGGTTATTAAAAATAATAAAAATCGCCGTCCTAAAAATCTCTGGACTCAAAACGCTGATGGGGAGCAAATCGTTTACTATCGTGCTGATGATGAGCTGGATGAGGCTGTATTTGTAGCCAGAACCATCGATGAACTTAGTCGCAGTCAAAACTTCCTTCATAAGGATTTTGCAGTTCTCTATCGGACTAATGCCCAGTCCCGTACAATTGAGGAAGCCCTGCTCAAGTCTAACATTCCTTATACCATGGTTGGCGGAACCAAATTCTACAGCCGTAAGGAAATTCGCGATATTATTGCTTATCTCAACCTTATTGCTAATTTGAGTGACAACATTAGTTTTGAGCGTATTATCAACGAGCCTAAACGTGGAATTGGTCTAGGTACAGTTGAGAAAATCCGTGATTTTGCAAATTTGCAAAATATGTCTATGCTGGATGCTTCTGCTAATATTATGTTGTCTGGTATCAAGGGTAAGGCAGCCCAATCTATCTGGGATTTTGCCAATATGATGCTTGATTTGCGGGAGCAGCTAGACCACTTAAGCATTACAGAGTTGGTTGAGTCCGTCCTAGAAAAAACAGGTTATGTCGATATTCTTAACGCCCAAGCGACTCTAGAAAGCAAGGCAAGGGTTGAAAATATCGAAGAGTTTCTTTCTGTTACGAAGAACTTTGATGACACCACTGATGTGACAGAAGAGGAAACTGGTCTGGACAAACTGAGTCGTTTCTTAAATGACTTGGCTTTGATTGCCGACACAGATTCAGGTAGTCAGGAGACATCAGAAGTGACCTTGATGACCCTGCATGCTGCCAAAGGTCTCGAATTTCCAGTTGTCTTTTTGATTGGGATGGAAGAAAATGTCTTTCCACTTAGTCGTGCGACTGAAGATCCAGATGAATTAGAAGAAGAGCGCCGTCTAGCCTATGTAGGTATCACGCGTGCAGAGAAAATTCTCTATCTGACCAATGCCAACTCACGCTTGCTTTTTGGTCGTACCAATTATAACCGTCCGACTCGTTTTATTAACGAAATCAGTTCAGATTTGCTTGAGTATCAAGGTCTGACTCGTCCTGCAAATACAAGCTTTAAGGCATCATATAGCAGTGGTAGTATTTCCTTTGGTCAAGGTATGAGTTTGGCTCAGGCTCTTCAAGACCGTAAACGCGGTGCTGCCCCAAAATCAATCCAGTCAAGCGGTCTTCCATTTGGTCAATTTACAGCTGGCGCAAAACCAGCATCTAGCGAGGCAAATTGGTCCATTGGTGACATTGCTCTCCACAAGAAATGGGGAGAGGGAACTGTTCTGGAAGTTTCAGGTAGCGGTGCTAGGCAGGAATTGAAAATCAATTTCCCAGAAGTAGGTTTGAAAAAACTTTTAGCCAGTGTGGCTCCAATTGAGAAAAAAATCTAA
- a CDS encoding redox-sensing transcriptional repressor Rex — translation MKDKQFAIPKATAKRLSLYYRIFKRFHAEKIERANSKQIAEAIGIDSATVRRDFSYFGELGRRGFGYDVKKLMTFFADLLNDNSITNVMLVGIGNMGHALLHYRFHERNKMKIIMAFDLDDHPEVGTQTPDGIPIYGISQIKDKIKDADVKTAILTVPSVKSQEVANLLVDAGVKGILSFSPVHLHLPKDVVVQYVDLTSELQTLLYFMRKED, via the coding sequence GTGAAAGATAAACAGTTTGCTATTCCAAAAGCTACAGCAAAAAGACTCTCTCTCTACTATCGAATTTTTAAGAGATTTCATGCAGAAAAGATTGAACGTGCCAACTCTAAGCAAATTGCAGAGGCTATCGGTATTGATTCAGCGACCGTACGTCGTGATTTTTCCTATTTTGGTGAACTTGGTCGTCGTGGTTTTGGATATGATGTCAAAAAACTAATGACATTTTTTGCCGATTTGCTCAATGACAACTCTATTACCAATGTCATGCTGGTTGGTATTGGAAATATGGGCCATGCCCTTCTCCACTACCGCTTCCACGAACGTAACAAGATGAAGATTATCATGGCCTTTGACCTAGATGACCATCCTGAAGTCGGTACCCAAACTCCTGACGGGATTCCCATTTACGGAATTTCTCAGATCAAGGATAAAATCAAGGATGCTGATGTGAAGACTGCTATCCTAACTGTTCCCAGCGTCAAGTCACAAGAGGTTGCTAATCTCTTGGTTGATGCTGGTGTGAAAGGAATTCTCAGTTTTTCACCAGTCCATCTGCATTTACCAAAAGACGTGGTCGTTCAGTATGTCGATTTGACAAGTGAACTCCAAACCCTCCTCTACTTCATGCGAAAAGAGGATTAG
- a CDS encoding DUF4649 family protein, which produces MFELTYKDCYHVERTLKYEDHEALMLTLSGCVTLPDTLYVTSLTFRGQKVYQGLVGDLYRFLSHADFLHQN; this is translated from the coding sequence ATGTTTGAACTGACCTATAAGGACTGCTATCATGTAGAGCGTACTCTCAAGTATGAGGATCATGAGGCTCTCATGTTGACTTTGTCAGGATGTGTAACCTTACCAGATACACTTTATGTGACTTCTCTGACTTTTAGGGGCCAAAAAGTTTATCAGGGTCTGGTCGGAGACCTCTACCGTTTTCTATCTCATGCAGATTTTTTACATCAAAACTAA
- a CDS encoding RluA family pseudouridine synthase, translated as MRFEFIADEHVKVKTFLKKHEVSKGLLAKIKFRGGAILVNNQPQNATYLLDVGDYVTIYIPAEEGFETLEAIEHPLDILYEDDHFLVLNKPYGVASIPSVNHSNTIANFIKGYYVKQNYENQQVHIVTRLDRDTSGLMLFAKHGYAHARLDKQLQKKSIEKRYFALVKGDGHLEPEGEIIAPIARDEDSIITRRVAKGGKYAHTSYKIVASYGNIHLVYIHLHTGRTHQIRVHFSHIGFPLLGDDLYGGSLEDGIQRQALHCHYLSFYHPFLEQDLQLESPLPDDFSNLITQLSTNTL; from the coding sequence ATGAGGTTTGAATTTATCGCAGATGAACATGTCAAGGTTAAGACCTTTTTAAAAAAGCACGAGGTTTCTAAGGGATTGCTGGCTAAGATTAAGTTTCGAGGTGGAGCTATTCTGGTCAATAATCAACCGCAAAATGCAACGTATCTATTGGACGTTGGAGACTACGTTACCATTTACATTCCCGCTGAGGAAGGCTTTGAAACCTTGGAGGCTATTGAGCATCCATTAGATATTCTCTATGAGGATGACCACTTTCTAGTCTTGAATAAACCCTATGGAGTGGCTTCTATTCCTAGTGTCAATCACTCTAACACCATTGCCAATTTTATCAAGGGTTACTATGTCAAGCAAAATTATGAAAATCAGCAGGTTCACATTGTTACCAGACTAGATAGGGACACTTCTGGCTTGATGCTCTTTGCCAAGCACGGTTATGCCCATGCACGATTAGACAAGCAGTTGCAGAAGAAATCTATCGAGAAACGCTACTTTGCTTTGGTTAAGGGAGATGGACATTTGGAGCCAGAAGGGGAAATTATTGCTCCGATTGCGCGTGATGAAGATTCCATTATTACCAGACGAGTGGCTAAAGGCGGAAAGTATGCCCATACTTCATACAAGATTGTAGCTTCTTATGGAAATATTCACTTGGTCTATATTCACCTGCACACTGGTCGAACCCATCAAATCCGAGTCCATTTTTCTCATATCGGTTTTCCTTTGCTGGGAGATGATTTGTATGGTGGTAGTCTGGAAGATGGTATTCAACGTCAGGCTCTGCATTGCCATTACCTATCCTTTTATCATCCATTTTTAGAGCAAGACTTGCAGTTAGAAAGTCCCTTGCCGGATGATTTCAGTAACCTTATTACCCAGTTATCAACTAATACTCTATAA